A segment of the Aureliella helgolandensis genome:
GATCGTCGCATTGCCTTGGCGAATTGGTTGACCAGTCCTGAGAACGAGAATTTTCGACGCTCGATCGCCAATCGTGTGTGGGCCAATTTTATGGGAGTTGGCTTGGTGGAGTCGGTCGACGATTTGCGAGTTAGCAATCCTGCTAGTAGTGAAGTACTGCTTGATCGGCTGGCAGATTTCCTACTTGAGAACCAGTACGATTTGAAAGCGTTGATGCGGGTTATCATGAATTCGCAGGTTTACCAACGGTCCAGCCAAGTGATCGCCGAGAACGCCAGCGATCAACGATTCTACAGTCACTATTACCCTCAACGTTTGATGGCTGAAGTCTTGCATGATGGGATCGTGTCGGTTACCGGAGTTCCCAGTTCCTTCACCGAAATTGAATTCTCCGGTGCGGATAAAAAAGCGACGGAGTTCTATCCCGCTGGAACGCGTTCCCTAGAACTGTACGATTCGGCGGTGGCCAACTATTTTTTGAAAACCTTTGGTCGCAATCAACGTCGCATCACCTGCGAGTGTGAGCGGAGCGATCAGTCGACGGTCGTTCAAGCCTTGCATCTGAATAACGGTGACACGATCAACGATAAATTGAGCGATGAGAAGTGTATTGTTGGGGACTGGATACGCGAGCAGACGCCCATTGAGCAAGTGGTCGAAGCGGCATACTTGTCCGCATTGTCCCGCTTCCCCTCCGAGGAGGAACGCCGGCGACTCCTGGCTTTGCTGCGGTCCTCCACAGCATCCGAAGGTTCTCGGCGTGAAGCGTACGAGGATCTGCTATGGAGTCTGATGACCAGTCCTGAATTCTTATTTTCTCATTGAGCGCAACTTGCCGCCGGACGGCATGTTGATTGAAGCGTGAGTTTAGGTTCAGCGCGGCGGTCGTCCCATTAGTTTCCCTGTAGCGACAACCACCGTTCCTTGCTCACCGGGCTGTCGAAATAGTAACCCGCCGCGTGAGCAAGGAAAGATAGTTGCCGCTAGAAGGCAGTTTGGGACGCAACCTCCGCGTTAAAACTCAAGACGCTATTAAATCAACAGCCCGTCACGCAGCGGGTTACTATTTCATTAAACCGGCACGCCGTGGGCTGCTATTTCAATTTGCCGCTGCGGCCCAGGCTATGCCGTTGGGGTGCACGGTCGAAGCGGCTTGCCGAAGCAGCTTGTCGAACCGGCAGTTATCTGCGAGTGGAGTGGGTGCTCTCTAGGGGGCTAGGTGGGTTGGCTGGAAGCGCGTCGTGCTGCGTTTCCTGACGCGGTGGATTGACGCCAGCGATTTCTGCTACAATTCGAGCCAAATAGACTTGGCAATTTCGAAGCATTTGCGGTGGTAGCGGCATGCGGACTCTCATTTTAATGCGTCACGCCAAGAGCGACTGGACGCAGGGCGACAGGACCGACCACGATCGCCCACTCAATCCGCGCGGGCGTCGGGCTGCTCCGCTCATGGCCGGACAATTGCTGAGCCATGGCATCTCGGTCGATATTATCTTGGCGAGCTCTGCGGTCCGCGTGCAACAAACGTTGGAATTGCTACAGGAGAGCTGGGCAACAGAGACGGCGGTATCCACCGAACGCGATCTCTACTTGGCGACCCCTGCTGAGTTGAAGCAGCATGTCGATGCGCTCCATGATACGTGGCAGTCAGCCATGATTATTGGCCACAATCCCGGACTGAGTCTGTTTGCGTCTATGCTCTGCGACGATGATGTCGAGCTTCCGACGGCCGCCGTGGTCATTCTGCAATCCGCTGCAGATTCTTGGCACAGCTCACTGACGCAGCAACCCTGGCATCTGGTAGATTATTGGAAGCCGCGGGATTTGGAGGCGGGCTGACGCACCGAGCGCTTGCTCCAGATTTGAATTGAGAGTGTGTCCGTGGACGAGGCTGCGAGTTCTCCAGTGTCTTAGGCCCGCTAGTTGGCCCGCTCGTCCATGGTGCTTGTCGCCTCAGCGGTGCCTCGACAAATTTAGTTGCTCGCCGGGTAGATGCCCGCGAGTGTGTGGAAGCAGAGCCTAAGAGTCACGATTTCAATGTATTTACAAGGACCTACTCAAATGTTGCGTTTTACCCGTTTGCTTGCTTGTGCTCTAAGTTTGAGCGTTGGATTCACCGGATTGCGGGCTGCCGAGGCGCTCAAGGTTGGCGACAAAGCACCAGAGTTTGTCATGCAGGGGAGTGATGGAAAAACGTATGCAGCCAAGGACTTCCTAGATAAACAAGCGGTAATTGTAGCTTGGTTCCCCAAGGCCTTTACCGGCGGCTGTACGAAAGAGTGCAAGTCGATGAAGGAGTCGGGGGAGCAGCTCAAGAAATTCAATGTCGCTTACTTCACGGCTAG
Coding sequences within it:
- a CDS encoding peroxiredoxin family protein; the encoded protein is MLRFTRLLACALSLSVGFTGLRAAEALKVGDKAPEFVMQGSDGKTYAAKDFLDKQAVIVAWFPKAFTGGCTKECKSMKESGEQLKKFNVAYFTASTDTVKVNGDFAKSLDLDYPILCDPKGQNAGMFGVLREGKNMANRVTFVIGKDGKIAAILDEVSTESHGQDLAKLLKELGVESKASK
- a CDS encoding SixA phosphatase family protein, giving the protein MRTLILMRHAKSDWTQGDRTDHDRPLNPRGRRAAPLMAGQLLSHGISVDIILASSAVRVQQTLELLQESWATETAVSTERDLYLATPAELKQHVDALHDTWQSAMIIGHNPGLSLFASMLCDDDVELPTAAVVILQSAADSWHSSLTQQPWHLVDYWKPRDLEAG